tcataggaagagccaccagagacatgaatgtcactgctgaggtaagtaaacctctcgacaaggtcaacactctctccacagatacacactgctgatggccgtgcctaagaggtcattaaaggcctggatgttggtttttatcaggacactcacaaggccagacactcggactcctcactcagtctctcaagtgccccgatcacagcctccattaactctgtgaagatcacagcatcatcagcaacgtcaagatccgtgaatctttcttcaccaacagatgccccacagccgctgcaccccacgaccttgcccaacacccagtccatacaagcattgaacagagcaagagcagaacacaccgctgacgaaccccagaatcaactggggaaaaatgcagaggtttttaataagtaataaataatatataatttattaataataataaataataacaaagggACCTTTTTATTAAATaccatttattttgatttgtgcaGTGCAGTGTATCACTCCCATTCATTGCCCATGCTCTTGATATAAAAGGTAGTAGCACTGGTGGAGACCATTCACTCTTTATGATGAATCTGATCTTGGTATATTTACTGTGAGTGCCAGCTAACTTCTAGTAATGCAAGTGGCACTTTTTGCTACAAATGCCAAAGAGCATTTTGATCAGATGATCTTTGTAAAACAACTTGGACTTAAGTAACAAAACAAGTCCCTTCTACTATATGCTAgtgcttattttaattattgtgacaaagtttgtgcttaaaaatgtatGTCTAACTTGGACCTGTGTTGAAAAGTGCATTCTCCATGCACCTGTCTTGCAACTTAATGTTGTAACTTCTGGTATAATCTGCTACTTTAGGTGTCCAAACAGGAAGGTGTGTGGCTTTCAATGGAACTCTCCAAACCTGTGAAGTGCTTGCCTGGTGTCCTGTGGAAAATGACCAAACCCTGCCCAAGTAAGATGCTGTGATGTGGGGAAAGAGGATGGCATTCCTTCATACAGGATTTTCAGTAATGTATATGACATATTTGTGCAGCATATCTGTTCTTAATGTTCAGACACTTTCCAAATAGTCATTAAAGAAATAGAGTAGAAGTTGTAATGTGGTAAATTatgatgcaaaagaaaaatatttaggtATCAAAATTTAGAATCTGAATGTGTTCACTTTAAGTACTCATACCTTCACACAGTTCTTAGGGATAATCCTCACTGTGAAAAGCATCTATCTATCAGTGTGCGAGGTCCCCGTCCCATCTCAGCTGGCCTCTCTAAGGTCAGTGGGTTAATGGCATGGGGGAGCCGTTACGCACCACTCAAGGTTACTTCTCTGAGTATTTTCCTCTTCTGTTTCTGGCACTGGAATGCCCAACAATAGCTATGTATTAAAAGATTGAGAACTCTTGTTACTGCTGCTTTCAGTTCCATTCATTAGCTGTTGTGTTATGTCATGTAAAGGTCAACATTTAAATTACTATAAAAATGGAGCAAAAATGTTGCAGTTCTTGGATGAGAATGTTACTTAATGAATAATGTAGACATTCAGTTTATTCAGTTTGCAGTTAAACAAAGAAGCCAATTGagtcaaaactcttttttttttattggttcaGGGGGCAAGTGCCATAGATATGGAAATGTGACAGAGAGACTAAAATTAGGCTTTGGCAGCCAAATGAAATAAGACACTTTATATTAAACAGGAATACCGTATTTGAATTCTTACCTACCACAAGAGGGAGACATTAAACAGGAATACCATATTTTAATTCTTACCACAAGAGGGAGACATTTCCTGAAGAAAGTTAAACCTCTCCATAGTTCTTTTAAGCATTATAATTAGAGGTATGCAAAGAATTGGCATCCCTTAGTGAACAGTGAcgcttgaatattttttttaagtactcAACAATAAGTATGGATTTGAATTCATGCTTATTGAAATCAACATCCAATGCATGATTCCATTGCTTTGCCAAGAATTTCTCCTTGATGTTCGTTTTCAGCTGTTTCTGTGCAAGTACTTCCTATGGAAATTACTACCGTATATTGTGCAGGTCCTGAAAAGGAATGAAACGAAATGTCTTCtgtttgtgtttctgtgtgtgttttattttttataggccAGCACTTCTGAAGGATGCTGAAAACTTTACAGTCCTCGTGAAGAACAATATTCAATATCCTAGGTTCAATTTTACAAAGTGagtcttttgctttttcttttaattttaacacTTTTGGAACAATGACggtttttaaactgtatttgtcacatttctgtttaatttagGGCATTTTGACTGCTTTTAAAAATTCTCCAAGCTTGGTTTATGGATTGAGTTTAAAGTGGAATTCACTTCTCATATCTTTAGGGTACAGTCAGACTGATTTAAACTAATAATTTTATGATGGCAATaatcatcactatatatatatatatatatatatatatatatattttttttttcctcaggcaAGTTCACTTTCAATAGGTTTTTCAAACTGAGGTTTGCAGTGCCAGCATCGGGAGCAAACCTCAGAGATATAAACATTTAGGTTCCCAAACTGAATAATCTCAAATCCAAGGCAGCAGTTTGGCGTTTCTTTTGGCCACTTGGGTTTTGTCcagcaaaatagtaaaaggttTCAAAGCTGGATTTTATTTGGTGCAGGTTTCTACCCCTAACTGCGGTACTTcgatcatttattttaaagaaataaaatgaagactgcaGATAAACCAGACTTGGATTTGAATCCATATTGCCCCATCATACATCTAGAAAAAAAGTCCTTATAAAATAGAGAAAGTGGAGAATAAAGTAACATTGAAGGGGAAACAAAGAAACCTACTTTCCTACCCCATAGCACTACCTTTTACAGGTTTGAACCAGGGTTACTATAAGGCCAGAATTTTATTTGGGGTCACAAATGGCTGCCCTGCTAGCTTCAGGGCCTTTTGTTGAAAACTCCTCTTCACTGAGGTTGGTGCAGATGTCAAATAACCAGAGTTTACAAGACAACTTCAAGTCAACCTTGTCCCACTGATCTTTGAAGTAATGTCTGCTACCGCCTACCAGCCCAAACCATTTTAAGCTGGGTTCTTGCCAGTGTCCCATGGTCTGTTTCTTTCAGAGGCACAAGCAGTCCTGGTATATGGCGGATTGCCAGTCCTGTACTGTCTTGTGTTGGAGATTTTTATGgcatcttttttcactttgtgatACGGACAAGACTTTAATATCCTCTGTAGCAACTGTCTTTCCACATGGGCTTAAATAGGTGCTCTCTGATGGCCCGTGTGTTTCTATCACAAatcccactgcctactcctgGTTCCATatgagactttttatttttcagcctCCTACCCTTTACCTCCTTTATAGCACATATCCCATACAGCCTTTTATATAAAAGGAATCTTATTAATCTGCTAGCAGCAGCCCCCATAGGCTTTAATGATCAGCTATGTACAGACGGTTCATTAGAACTGAATAGGCCAGGCCCTCACAGTAGCACTTCAAGGTTTATACTGCCATCCTATAGATGAAGCATCACATAATGTACAGTAGTGCTTCATATTTCCACCAGGGACTTATTTCTTTTGATAACAAATTCTCTCCAACTCTTTAATCAGGGGGGAAAAATATACAGTTTCTGTATCTGATAACAATTCTCTTTTGTAGTAGGCTTGTATCTTGCATTGTATGTACATCATTATTTGGACTTTGTACATTGGACCTTAGATTGAATTAAATGCCTTCTGTAACTCTATTCACAAACACTTGGTTAGAAAATTGATGTTCATTTGCTTTAAAAGACTGTATTATTTTATTCTCAGGAGGAACATTTTGCCCCATATTAACTCCACGTATCTGCAGCAGTGTATATTTCATCGTCTGACAGATCCTGAATGTCCAATTTTTCGACTTGGGGATATTGTTCAAGAGGCTGGGGAAAACTTCCAGGATATGGCAATTGAAGTAAGAGGATATTTTATAGAGCGACTTCTAATTCAggaaattaacaacaagaatgcaCAAATATTTGCTTATTGTAATTGATGATTTCCTTTAGGGTGGTGTGATGGGAATCCAAATCAAATGGGAATGTGATTTAGATCAGTTATGGTCCAAGTGTGTTCCTCGCTATATTTTTCGCCGACTGGATAACAAAGACCCAGACAATAATGTTGCACCAGGCTACAACTTCAGGTGAGGGTCTCTAGAACACTTGGGAAGATCTGACTTTGTAAATTATGTCTGAGAGTGTTTTTGtgtcattatctttttttttttttttttttaaaattcttcaatCCTAAAAGATTTTCCAAATACTACAAGTCTGCAAATGGCACTGAAAGCCGAACTCTGATCAAAGCTTATGGGATACGGTTTGATGTCATGGTTTTTGGAAAGGTCAGTACATGCACCTCTTCTAATGTGATCACAATTTCCATGTTTTACACCCAGCTATTTCTCATCTGGTTTTAATGTCATGCTTGATTTGTCATCAACTTTTTCTTCAACTGTGGAGATGTTCATGTTTAACCTTTAGTCTTTTTGGTACAATGATCATAAATCAGAAAGGTGACCTTGATTGGATGGACTTGCTTATTAAAGCCTCACCTAATTTGGTAACTAAACCAATCTTACTTgttgctatatttttttttctaacttggTTTTCATGTTGACAGGCTGGAAAGTTTAACATCATCCCTACAATGATCAACATCGGCTCTGGTCTTGCTCTCTTTGGCGTTGTGAGTAATGCATTTATCTTACGTTCCTCCTGACATTTATTAGAGTTAAAGAAGtctggaaaaaatagttacaatatacttttgtcttcagaactgtagtactagggttttGTACCAAtgtagccattgtgaatgtagtgaccagtcaagtaaaatgacaccttttactggcggactaaaatagattacaatatgcaggctttcaagacaactcgggccccttcttcaagcaagatgtactCAACTTTACAtcttaattacatcttgcctgaagaaggggcctgagttgcctcgaaagcctgcatattgtaatctattttagtccgccagtaaaaggtgtcattttacttgacttgtcactgTCTTCAGAACTGAAAGGCTTTTGCATAAATGGTTAAACACTTTTGAGTTTGCATCTTCTAATCAGTTCTTCTATATTTGAATTTTGTTCAGCAGTTTACTTGGTTTCATCCTGTTGTTGTCACTTGATCGCATTCTACTTTTTGCTTGAAGTTTAGAAACTAAATAGACACTTGATGAATTTGGTGACCATACATTCGTAATATGTAGAATGAGTtagttcttctcttctctttctagTTGTAATTGTGTTTTGGCTCTTTCCTTGTAGGCGACAGTGCTCTGTGACATCATTGTTCTGTACCTACTGAAGAAAAGATTTTActacagagaaaagaaatacaAGTATGTGGAGGACTATGAATTTGTAAGTGAGACATTGCAAAGTCCTTGTGCCTACTAGCATGTAGAGTATTTCTTCTTTGCATTTAAGTAGCTAACACTAAActtaaactgaaatgaaacatATGTTCACCAATCAggcaatctttatttttttttatgtggttTGTGACAAAGCTACTAGCTATCCAATAGCAGTTTTCCTACTTTTGTGCGACATTCAGTGTGCTGAACATGTAATGCAGCAGTACCAAATAATTCCAGAACTAGagcaaaataaactatttattggCTCAGAATGAGTCTACTTAAGGGGTCTTTTTTAGTACTGggtaaaataattttcattggAAGTAAAAGCCTCTACGCTTTTGAAATAAAGCAGCTTTAGTGTATATGTGGGTGTTGCTTAGTATTTACCTTGATTCCATTCTTTGAATGTTTTAGGAGTTAAAACAAATTCCTGTTGGTGTTCCCTAAGGTAGTCATATAATACATTTCTATGAAGTATTTAATCCATTGCCTTAATTTGCACATTAtaagtgcactttttaaaaaaaaaaaaaattgcctccTGAAAGTTGCTCTTGTATGTGCTACCATAAAATGGCGTTCCCAGCAGAATTCACATGATCTGGGATTGTCATACACTCCTCACatgtacataacataaaacaCTCTGCAGTAAGTGTATAAAAGGTGGGTTTCCAGTGATAACTGGGTAACTGATCTTGTATTCTGCCAAAACAAAAGCTTGTTGAttgccttgatttttttttttttattattattgggtATTAATTGAAGTAAAACACCCTTTTCCCATCTAGGATGAGGCCCTCTGTCCTGGAAAGTGAAGCCCTTTTGATAGAAGAGTGCCTTGGCAACAACAGACCTACTGATGTAATTGAGATCAGAACTCCTGTTTTAACTTTACACCAAGTTCTTTCTCAGATTTAAGTGTGCATATTCATATAACTGAATAAACAGCTCCAACGTTCAAAGCTGCTGTGTAAAATGTCCATTTTGCCAGGCAACGCTCATCATGTGGCTCTGTTATTCTAGCGTTTAAGGAGGGGGTACTAGTAACACACTATTTTTAAcatatgtacttatttttaatttaaaggcaCCGAATGCAACATTAGAATGTGACACTCCATAAATTTTCTGCACCATATGAAGAGATGCATTGCTGGACGCTGTATGGTGTGGGCTGAGCCTACAGTGGAAGGCAGCAAGGCCTTTGGGATGAAAAGGTGAATGCACGTGCTCGCCTGGATTATAGCCCGCACATTGCACCTAATAATGAAATGCGTTGGTATACCAAGTTGTTATCGTTCATCTGGTATCATGAAAATGGATGTGTGAGGTGATCTGTTTCATAATAACAAGCAGCAAAATGGATTATACAGTGTGATCTGTGTAAACCTGTTAATAAAGCAATGTTCTTGAAGAGTTTCATTACGTCACCATCTCCCTG
This genomic window from Polypterus senegalus isolate Bchr_013 chromosome 12, ASM1683550v1, whole genome shotgun sequence contains:
- the p2rx4b gene encoding P2X purinoceptor 4b isoform X4, translated to MSNSGGYCCGCSSLCQLLFEYDTPRIVHIKSRKVGLINRLFQMGILAYVIGWVFVWKKGYQEFDTVISSVTTKVKGITVTNDSMGVRIWDVADYIIPPQEETSFFVMTNMIVTPDQEQGHCAEMPGPSTTCTSDKNCTKGLVNIKSNGVQTGRCVAFNGTLQTCEVLAWCPVENDQTLPKPALLKDAENFTVLVKNNIQYPRFNFTKRNILPHINSTYLQQCIFHRLTDPECPIFRLGDIVQEAGENFQDMAIEGGVMGIQIKWECDLDQLWSKCVPRYIFRRLDNKDPDNNVAPGYNFRFSKYYKSANGTESRTLIKAYGIRFDVMVFGKAGKFNIIPTMINIGSGLALFGVATVLCDIIVLYLLKKRFYYREKKYKYVEDYEFAPNATLECDTP
- the p2rx4b gene encoding P2X purinoceptor 4b isoform X1, which codes for MSNSGGYCCGCSSLCQLLFEYDTPRIVHIKSRKVGLINRLFQMGILAYVIGWVFVWKKGYQEFDTVISSVTTKVKGITVTNDSMGVRIWDVADYIIPPQEETSFFVMTNMIVTPDQEQGHCAEMPGPSTTCTSDKNCTKGLVNIKSNGVQTGRCVAFNGTLQTCEVLAWCPVENDQTLPKPALLKDAENFTVLVKNNIQYPRFNFTKRNILPHINSTYLQQCIFHRLTDPECPIFRLGDIVQEAGENFQDMAIEGGVMGIQIKWECDLDQLWSKCVPRYIFRRLDNKDPDNNVAPGYNFRFSKYYKSANGTESRTLIKAYGIRFDVMVFGKAGKFNIIPTMINIGSGLALFGVATVLCDIIVLYLLKKRFYYREKKYKMRPSVLESEALLIEECLGNNRPTDVIEIRTPVLTLHQVLSQI
- the p2rx4b gene encoding P2X purinoceptor 4b isoform X5, which gives rise to MSNSGGYCCGCSSLCQLLFEYDTPRIVHIKSRKVGLINRLFQMGILAYVIGWVFVWKKGYQEFDTVISSVTTKVKGITVTNDSMGVRIWDVADYIIPPQMPGPSTTCTSDKNCTKGLVNIKSNGVQTGRCVAFNGTLQTCEVLAWCPVENDQTLPKPALLKDAENFTVLVKNNIQYPRFNFTKRNILPHINSTYLQQCIFHRLTDPECPIFRLGDIVQEAGENFQDMAIEGGVMGIQIKWECDLDQLWSKCVPRYIFRRLDNKDPDNNVAPGYNFRFSKYYKSANGTESRTLIKAYGIRFDVMVFGKAGKFNIIPTMINIGSGLALFGVATVLCDIIVLYLLKKRFYYREKKYKMRPSVLESEALLIEECLGNNRPTDVIEIRTPVLTLHQVLSQI
- the p2rx4b gene encoding P2X purinoceptor 4b isoform X2, whose amino-acid sequence is MSNSGGYCCGCSSLCQLLFEYDTPRIVHIKSRKVGLINRLFQMGILAYVIGWVFVWKKGYQEFDTVISSVTTKVKGITVTNDSMGVRIWDVADYIIPPQEETSFFVMTNMIVTPDQEQGHCAEMPGPSTTCTSDKNCTKGLVNIKSNGVQTGRCVAFNGTLQTCEVLAWCPVENDQTLPKPALLKDAENFTVLVKNNIQYPRFNFTKRNILPHINSTYLQQCIFHRLTDPECPIFRLGDIVQEAGENFQDMAIEGGVMGIQIKWECDLDQLWSKCVPRYIFRRLDNKDPDNNVAPGYNFRFSKYYKSANGTESRTLIKAYGIRFDVMVFGKFNIIPTMINIGSGLALFGVATVLCDIIVLYLLKKRFYYREKKYKMRPSVLESEALLIEECLGNNRPTDVIEIRTPVLTLHQVLSQI
- the p2rx4b gene encoding P2X purinoceptor 4b isoform X6, producing MSNSGGYCCGCSSLCQLLFEYDTPRIVHIKSRKVGLINRLFQMGILAYVIGWVFVWKKGYQEFDTVISSVTTKVKGITVTNDSMGVRIWDVADYIIPPQEETSFFVMTNMIVTPDQEQGHCAEMPGPSTTCTSDKNCTKGLVNIKSNGVQTGRCVAFNGTLQTCEVLAWCPVENDQTLPKPALLKDAENFTVLVKNNIQYPRFNFTKRNILPHINSTYLQQCIFHRLTDPECPIFRLGDIVQEAGENFQDMAIEGGVMGIQIKWECDLDQLWSKCVPRYIFRRLDNKDPDNNVAPGYNFRFSKYYKSANGTESRTLIKAYGIRFDVMVFGKAGKFNIIPTMINIGSGLALFGVATVLCDIIVLYLLKKRFYYREKKYKYVEDYEFDEALCPGK
- the p2rx4b gene encoding P2X purinoceptor 4b isoform X3, with the protein product MSNSGGYCCGCSSLCQLLFEYDTPRIVHIKSRKVGLINRLFQMGILAYVIGWVFVWKKGYQEFDTVISSVTTKVKGITVTNDSMGVRIWDVADYIIPPQEETSFFVMTNMIVTPDQEQGHCAEMPGPSTTCTSDKNCTKGLVNIKSNGVQTGRCVAFNGTLQTCEVLAWCPVENDQTLPKPALLKDAENFTVLVKNNIQYPRFNFTKRNILPHINSTYLQQCIFHRLTDPECPIFRLGDIVQEAGENFQDMAIEGGVMGIQIKWECDLDQLWSKCVPRYIFRRLDNKDPDNNVAPGYNFRFSKYYKSANGTESRTLIKAYGIRFDVMVFGKAGKFNIIPTMINIGSGLALFGVATVLCDIIVLYLLKKRFYYREKKYKMRPSVLESEALLIEECLGNNRPTDAPNATLECDTP
- the p2rx4b gene encoding P2X purinoceptor 4b isoform X7, with protein sequence MSNSGGYCCGCSSLCQLLFEYDTPRIVHIKSRKVGLINRLFQMGILAYVIGWVFVWKKGYQEFDTVISSVTTKVKGITVTNDSMGVRIWDVADYIIPPQEETSFFVMTNMIVTPDQEQGHCAEMPGPSTTCTSDKNCTKGLVNIKSNGVQTGRCVAFNGTLQTCEVLAWCPVENDQTLPKPALLKDAENFTVLVKNNIQYPRFNFTKRNILPHINSTYLQQCIFHRLTDPECPIFRLGDIVQEAGENFQDMAIEGGVMGIQIKWECDLDQLWSKCVPRYIFRRLDNKDPDNNVAPGYNFRFSKYYKSANGTESRTLIKAYGIRFDVMVFGKAGKFNIIPTMINIGSGLALFGVATVLCDIIVLYLLKKRFYYREKKYKHRMQH